One window from the genome of Hyperolius riggenbachi isolate aHypRig1 chromosome 6, aHypRig1.pri, whole genome shotgun sequence encodes:
- the LOC137521784 gene encoding uncharacterized protein: METVYQQANESKLNFKVPDGEPLLKVWKSLWEQCENANERLMAVKCFSKSGKNTANIMKMLTVFDSEVKKRSSKAEGQKSGEEVCDGCGYSKSKLRLLEESYKRRGGGMAQSAVPSTANEGQTILEYPHTGDASARRLPDTREFGFKPDPGLTANQTGKMRENMPSQPTDPLPTKGGRNNQPYNSYSNAGESNINTPERTKDYANKPHSATSGVQPGDMATFSLSPSTAAPIPTKGVPTNLDYRTNQNPEVGSITMVDGAKDYGNKLYGTTAGVQPGDMATFSLSPATAAPVSTKGGQINQVHHSYPYSENGGIKSVDGAVDYANKPYPTTAGLQPGEMATFSLSQPAAPVSTKGGPTNQVYRTYPYPEERGVKMLDRAMDYGNKPYPATAGVQPGDMATFSLSPPAASTSTKGGQSNHVYNSYPYSENGGIKSLHGAMNYGNIPYPATAGVQPGDMASFSLSPPAALLSTRGGQTNKVYHSYPYSENGGIKSLVGAMDYGNIPYPATVGVQPGDMASFSLSAPAAPLAMKGGQNNPLDPFYSYNNAVGNESSEAICTYHYKPYPAMPQRTSSWERGSQNKEETTRTLLSLLPNFTKYDPSRDPFANMSTFENECCQYSLGPRESCLMMKLWLPSHMSARLPAPVAGPAGGPQFWSNDNHWGSTSHRVHALTYLVTGDHNLGIETLENMRVTPQDDPYEFARKFEQAFRLVMGVEDPKPPPALLRALVNKFTFLDSVTHIAASKEKDVDSIARLVDRYQKDHGLRPASEWSHVARTSTRRPPLEDPTTDKKQPMERRKEPCSYQGSYCERTGNMEDQEETSNQKNPLDDHENPANSMTLPLHDARIEDS, from the coding sequence ATGGAAACTGTTTATCAACAGGCTAATGAGAGCAAGCTTAACTTTAAGGTCCCGGATGGGGAGCCTTTGCTCAAAGTGTGGAAGTCTTTGTGGGAACAGTGTGAGAATGCTAACGAAAGGCTGATGGCGGTGAAATGTTTTTCTAAAAGCGGTAAAAACACAGCGAACATCATGAAAATGCTGACGGTATTCGATTCTGAAGTTAAGAAAAGAAGTTCAAAGGCAGAGGGTCAAAAGTCGGGAGAGGAGGTGTGTGATGGTTGTGGGTATAGTAAGTCCAAGCTAAGGCTTCTGGAGGAGAGTTATAAGAGAAGAGGTGGTGGGATGGCACAGTCGGCTGTTCCTTCAACGGCTAATGAGGGTCAGACCATCCTGGAGTATCCACATACTGGAGATGCAAGTGCCAGAAGACTACCAGACACGAGGGAGTTTGGCTTTAAACCTGATCCTGGCTTGACTGCAAATCAAACTGGAAAAATGCGTGAAAATATGCCGTCACAGCCCACAGATCCTCTTCCAACAAAAGGAGGCAGAAATAATCAACCCTATAATTCTTACTCAAATGCTGGGGAATCAAATATAAATACACCAGAAAGAACAAAAGACTATGCAAATAAACCACATTCAGCCACCTCCGGGGTGCAACCAGGTGACATGGCTACTTTTTCGCTGTCGCCATCAACAGCAGCACCTATACCAACAAAAGGAGTCCCAACCAATCTGGATTATCGTACTAACCAAAACCCTGAAGTTGGAAGTATTACAATGGTAGATGGAGCAAAGGATTATGGCAATAAACTATATGGAACCACCGCTGGGGTGCAACCAGGTGACATGGCTACATTTTCACTGTCACCAGCAACAGCAGCACCAGTATCAACAAAAGGAGGCCAAATCAATCAGGTTCATCACTCTTACCCATACTCTGAAAATGGAGGTATTAAAAGTGTAGATGGAGCAGTGGACTATGCTAATAAACCATATCCAACCACTGCTGGGTTGCAACCAGGTGAAATGGCTACATTTTCACTGTCTCAACCAGCAGCACCTGTATCAACAAAAGGAGGCCCAACTAATCAGGTTTATCGTACCTACCCCTATCCTGAAGAAAGAGGTGTTAAAATGCTAGACAGAGCAATGGACTATGGCAATAAACCATATCCAGCCACCGCTGGGGTGCAACCAGGTGACATGGCTACATTTTCACTTTCTCCACCAGCAGCATCTACATCAACAAAAGGTGGCCAATCCAATCATGTTTATAATTCTTACCCATACTCTGAAAATGGAGGTATTAAAAGTCTACACGGAGCAATGAACTATGGCAATATACCCTATCCAGCTACCGCTGGGGTGCAACCAGGTGACATGGCTTCATTTTCACTTTCTCCACCAGCAGCACTTCTGTCAACAAGAGGAGGCCAAACCAATAAGGTTTATCATTCTTACCCATACTCTGAAAATGGAGGCATTAAAAGTCTAGTTGGAGCAATGGACTATGGCAATATACCATATCCAGCCACCGTTGGGGTGCAACCAGGTGACATGGCTTCATTTTCACTTTCTGCACCAGCAGCACCTCTAGCAATGAAGGGAGGTCAGAACAATCCATTGGATCCCTTTTACTCATATAATAATGCAGTAGGCAACGAAAGCTCAGAAGCTATATGCACATATCATTATAAACCATATCCAGCTATGCCTCAAAGAACAAGCAGTTGGGAACGAGGATCACAAAACAAAGAGGAAACTACTAGAACACTTTTAAGTCTTTTACCAAATTTCACGAAATATGACCCCAGCAGGGACCCTTTCGCAAACATGTCTACATTTGAAAATGAATGCTGTCAGTATAGCTTGGGTCCACGAGAGTCATGCTTGATGATGAAACTGTGGTTGCCATCTCACATGTCTGCTCGTTTACCAGCCCCAGTAGCTGGCCCGGCAGGTGGCCCACAGTTTTGGTCCAATGACAATCACTGGGGGAGCACATCACATCGTGTTCATGCTCTAACTTATCTTGTCACTGGAGATCATAATCTGGGAATTGAAACATTAGAAAATATGAGGGTGACACCACAGGACGACCCATATGAGTTCGCTAGGAAGTTTGAGCAAGCCTTCCGGCTGGTGATGGGTGTTGAGGATCCAAAGCCACCTCCTGCGTTACTAAGGGCTCTGGTCAATAAATTTACATTTTTGGACAGTGTGACACACATAGCAGCCTCAAAGGAGAAAGATGTAGATAGCATTGCAAGATTAGTGGACAGATATCAGAAAGATCATGGTTTGAGACCAGCATCAGAATGGAGCCATGTAGCCAGGACTAGCACAAGAAGACCACCCCTTGAAGATCCAACAACAGATAAAAAACAACCAATGGAACGGAGGAAAGAACCTTGTTCTTATCAAGGTTCCTATTGTGAGAGGACAGGAAACATGGAAGACCAAGAAGAGACCTCCAACCAAAAAAATCCTTTGGATGATCATGAAAATCCAGCCAACAGTATGACTTTGCCTCTACATGATGCCAGAATAGAAGACAGTTGA